The following are from one region of the Brienomyrus brachyistius isolate T26 chromosome 4, BBRACH_0.4, whole genome shotgun sequence genome:
- the LOC125740322 gene encoding polymeric immunoglobulin receptor-like isoform X9, translated as MDPLMLLFLLIAGRTGADSVSTVGWVTVQRGGSVTIPCFYDERYKAHVKSWCKGSYWKPCTPLVHTDSRQEGNVSIRDDPDQRVFTVTMNNLTAGDSGWYSCFVNISGASDVGDRVYLSVTEGVSTLRQVSVQRGGTVTIPCFYDVGYKTHMKYWCRGNKSDSCTPIVDTDSPQEGKVSVRDNPDQRVFTVTINNLTAGDSDKYWCRVKISGGSDVEGRVNLSVTDGPPGLSVDKQEVTGLEGDSVSVLCRYGNNRHRMWCKIGGSCASERSGSLDGRPVLIRDDRVNRVFSVTVRGLERKDTGWYWCDNGYLQIPVDITVKRGDNEKLSSLVQLVLYVGLGLLVLLLVIIIITWKVWDKHRKKMSRKQIPARTASEEPAADVTYSYIVLRDPEQVSSRCSSHHPAVTPASDVVYSSVALKHREGAATQRGSSTCGELLLRMRAVRDTQILQ; from the exons atggatcctctgatgctcctgtttcttctcattgctgggcgcacag gtgctgacagtgtgtccacagTGGGATGGgtgactgtacagagaggaggatctgtcaccatcccatgtttctatgatGAAAGATATAAGGCACATGTGAAATCCTGGTGTAAAGGGAGTTATTGGAAGCCATGTACTCCCTtggtacacactgactctcgaCAGGAGGGTAAcgtgtcaatcagagatgatcctgaccagcgagtcttcactgtgaccatgaacaatctgacagctggggACTCTGGTTGGTACTCATGCTTTGTAAATATCAGTGGAGCTTCAGATGTTGGAGATCGggtttacctgtcagtcactgaag gtgtgtccacatTGAGACAGgtgtctgtacagagaggaggaactgtcaccatcccatgtttctatgatgttggatataaaactcatatgaaatactggtgcagagggaatAAGAGTgattcatgtactcccatagtagacactgactctccacaggagggtaaagtgtcagtcagagataatcctgaccagcgagtcttcactgtgaccatcaacaatctgacagctggggACTCTGATAAGTACTGGTGtcgtgtgaagatcagtggaggttCAGATGTTGAAGGtcgggttaatctgtcagtcactgatg gtcctccagggctgtcagtggacaaacaggaggtgacgggtctGGAAGGAGACAGTGTCAGCGTTCTGTGTCGCTATGGAAACAATAGAcataggatgtggtgtaagatcgggggctcctgtgcatcagagagatctgggagtttggatgggaggcctgtcctgatcagggatgacagagTAAACAGAGTCTTCAGTGTGACAGTGaggggactggagaggaaggacactggctggtactgGTGTGATAATGGATACCTGCAGATCCCAGTTGATATTACTGTCAaac gaggggataatgaaaaactgag ctctctgGTCCAGCTGgttctgtatgtaggactgggcttattggtgctgctgttggtcatcatcatcatcacatggAAAGTGTGGGACAAACACA GGAAAAAAATGTCCAGGAAGCAGATTCCAGCAAGGACA GCCTCTGAGGAGCCTGCTGCTGATGTCACCTACAGCTACATTGTCCTGCGAGACCCAGAG CAGGTGTCCTCTAGATGTTCTTCACACCATCCTGCTGTGACCCCAGCCAGCGATGTGGTCTACAGCTCAGTTGCCCTGAAGCACAGAGAG ggggcagcgaCACAGAGAGGCTCTTCTACATGTGGGGAGCTGCTGCTCAGGATGAGAGctgtgagggacacacagatacTCCAGTGA
- the LOC125740322 gene encoding polymeric immunoglobulin receptor-like isoform X10 yields MDPLMLLFLLIAGRTGADSVSTVGWVTVQRGGSVTIPCFYDERYKAHVKSWCKGSYWKPCTPLVHTDSRQEGNVSIRDDPDQRVFTVTMNNLTAGDSGWYSCFVNISGASDVGDRVYLSVTEGVSTLRQVSVQRGGTVTIPCFYDVGYKTHMKYWCRGNKSDSCTPIVDTDSPQEGKVSVRDNPDQRVFTVTINNLTAGDSDKYWCRVKISGGSDVEGRVNLSVTDGPPGLSVDKQEVTGLEGDSVSVLCRYGNNRHRMWCKIGGSCASERSGSLDGRPVLIRDDRVNRVFSVTVRGLERKDTGWYWCDNGYLQIPVDITVKQGGDNEKLSSLVQLVLYVGLGLLVLLLVIIIITWKVWDKHRKKMSRKQIPARTASEEPAADVTYSYIVLRDPEQVSSRCSSHHPAVTPASDVVYSSVALKHREGAATEALLYMWGAAAQDERDTQILQ; encoded by the exons atggatcctctgatgctcctgtttcttctcattgctgggcgcacag gtgctgacagtgtgtccacagTGGGATGGgtgactgtacagagaggaggatctgtcaccatcccatgtttctatgatGAAAGATATAAGGCACATGTGAAATCCTGGTGTAAAGGGAGTTATTGGAAGCCATGTACTCCCTtggtacacactgactctcgaCAGGAGGGTAAcgtgtcaatcagagatgatcctgaccagcgagtcttcactgtgaccatgaacaatctgacagctggggACTCTGGTTGGTACTCATGCTTTGTAAATATCAGTGGAGCTTCAGATGTTGGAGATCGggtttacctgtcagtcactgaag gtgtgtccacatTGAGACAGgtgtctgtacagagaggaggaactgtcaccatcccatgtttctatgatgttggatataaaactcatatgaaatactggtgcagagggaatAAGAGTgattcatgtactcccatagtagacactgactctccacaggagggtaaagtgtcagtcagagataatcctgaccagcgagtcttcactgtgaccatcaacaatctgacagctggggACTCTGATAAGTACTGGTGtcgtgtgaagatcagtggaggttCAGATGTTGAAGGtcgggttaatctgtcagtcactgatg gtcctccagggctgtcagtggacaaacaggaggtgacgggtctGGAAGGAGACAGTGTCAGCGTTCTGTGTCGCTATGGAAACAATAGAcataggatgtggtgtaagatcgggggctcctgtgcatcagagagatctgggagtttggatgggaggcctgtcctgatcagggatgacagagTAAACAGAGTCTTCAGTGTGACAGTGaggggactggagaggaaggacactggctggtactgGTGTGATAATGGATACCTGCAGATCCCAGTTGATATTACTGTCAaac aaggaggggataatgaaaaactgag ctctctgGTCCAGCTGgttctgtatgtaggactgggcttattggtgctgctgttggtcatcatcatcatcacatggAAAGTGTGGGACAAACACA GGAAAAAAATGTCCAGGAAGCAGATTCCAGCAAGGACA GCCTCTGAGGAGCCTGCTGCTGATGTCACCTACAGCTACATTGTCCTGCGAGACCCAGAG CAGGTGTCCTCTAGATGTTCTTCACACCATCCTGCTGTGACCCCAGCCAGCGATGTGGTCTACAGCTCAGTTGCCCTGAAGCACAGAGAG
- the LOC125740322 gene encoding polymeric immunoglobulin receptor-like isoform X12 — protein sequence MDPLMLLFLLIAGRTGADSVSTVGWVTVQRGGSVTIPCFYDERYKAHVKSWCKGSYWKPCTPLVHTDSRQEGNVSIRDDPDQRVFTVTMNNLTAGDSGWYSCFVNISGASDVGDRVYLSVTEGVSTLRQVSVQRGGTVTIPCFYDVGYKTHMKYWCRGNKSDSCTPIVDTDSPQEGKVSVRDNPDQRVFTVTINNLTAGDSDKYWCRVKISGGSDVEGRVNLSVTDGPPGLSVDKQEVTGLEGDSVSVLCRYGNNRHRMWCKIGGSCASERSGSLDGRPVLIRDDRVNRVFSVTVRGLERKDTGWYWCDNGYLQIPVDITVKQGGDNEKLSSLVQLVLYVGLGLLVLLLVIIIITWKVWDKHRKKMSRKQIPARTASEEPAADVTYSYIVLRDPEQVSSRCSSHHPAVTPASDVVYSSVALKHRE from the exons atggatcctctgatgctcctgtttcttctcattgctgggcgcacag gtgctgacagtgtgtccacagTGGGATGGgtgactgtacagagaggaggatctgtcaccatcccatgtttctatgatGAAAGATATAAGGCACATGTGAAATCCTGGTGTAAAGGGAGTTATTGGAAGCCATGTACTCCCTtggtacacactgactctcgaCAGGAGGGTAAcgtgtcaatcagagatgatcctgaccagcgagtcttcactgtgaccatgaacaatctgacagctggggACTCTGGTTGGTACTCATGCTTTGTAAATATCAGTGGAGCTTCAGATGTTGGAGATCGggtttacctgtcagtcactgaag gtgtgtccacatTGAGACAGgtgtctgtacagagaggaggaactgtcaccatcccatgtttctatgatgttggatataaaactcatatgaaatactggtgcagagggaatAAGAGTgattcatgtactcccatagtagacactgactctccacaggagggtaaagtgtcagtcagagataatcctgaccagcgagtcttcactgtgaccatcaacaatctgacagctggggACTCTGATAAGTACTGGTGtcgtgtgaagatcagtggaggttCAGATGTTGAAGGtcgggttaatctgtcagtcactgatg gtcctccagggctgtcagtggacaaacaggaggtgacgggtctGGAAGGAGACAGTGTCAGCGTTCTGTGTCGCTATGGAAACAATAGAcataggatgtggtgtaagatcgggggctcctgtgcatcagagagatctgggagtttggatgggaggcctgtcctgatcagggatgacagagTAAACAGAGTCTTCAGTGTGACAGTGaggggactggagaggaaggacactggctggtactgGTGTGATAATGGATACCTGCAGATCCCAGTTGATATTACTGTCAaac aaggaggggataatgaaaaactgag ctctctgGTCCAGCTGgttctgtatgtaggactgggcttattggtgctgctgttggtcatcatcatcatcacatggAAAGTGTGGGACAAACACA GGAAAAAAATGTCCAGGAAGCAGATTCCAGCAAGGACA GCCTCTGAGGAGCCTGCTGCTGATGTCACCTACAGCTACATTGTCCTGCGAGACCCAGAG CAGGTGTCCTCTAGATGTTCTTCACACCATCCTGCTGTGACCCCAGCCAGCGATGTGGTCTACAGCTCAGTTGCCCTGAAGCACAGAGAG tag
- the LOC125740322 gene encoding polymeric immunoglobulin receptor-like isoform X7, which produces MDPLMLLFLLIAGRTGADSVSTVGWVTVQRGGSVTIPCFYDERYKAHVKSWCKGSYWKPCTPLVHTDSRQEGNVSIRDDPDQRVFTVTMNNLTAGDSGWYSCFVNISGASDVGDRVYLSVTEGVSTLRQVSVQRGGTVTIPCFYDVGYKTHMKYWCRGNKSDSCTPIVDTDSPQEGKVSVRDNPDQRVFTVTINNLTAGDSDKYWCRVKISGGSDVEGRVNLSVTDGPPGLSVDKQEVTGLEGDSVSVLCRYGNNRHRMWCKIGGSCASERSGSLDGRPVLIRDDRVNRVFSVTVRGLERKDTGWYWCDNGYLQIPVDITVKQGGDNEKLSSLVQLVLYVGLGLLVLLLVIIIITWKVWDKHRKKMSRKQIPARTASEEPAADVTYSYIVLRDPEQVSSRCSSHHPAVTPASDVVYSSVALKHREGAATQRGSSTCGELLLRMRAVRDTQILQ; this is translated from the exons atggatcctctgatgctcctgtttcttctcattgctgggcgcacag gtgctgacagtgtgtccacagTGGGATGGgtgactgtacagagaggaggatctgtcaccatcccatgtttctatgatGAAAGATATAAGGCACATGTGAAATCCTGGTGTAAAGGGAGTTATTGGAAGCCATGTACTCCCTtggtacacactgactctcgaCAGGAGGGTAAcgtgtcaatcagagatgatcctgaccagcgagtcttcactgtgaccatgaacaatctgacagctggggACTCTGGTTGGTACTCATGCTTTGTAAATATCAGTGGAGCTTCAGATGTTGGAGATCGggtttacctgtcagtcactgaag gtgtgtccacatTGAGACAGgtgtctgtacagagaggaggaactgtcaccatcccatgtttctatgatgttggatataaaactcatatgaaatactggtgcagagggaatAAGAGTgattcatgtactcccatagtagacactgactctccacaggagggtaaagtgtcagtcagagataatcctgaccagcgagtcttcactgtgaccatcaacaatctgacagctggggACTCTGATAAGTACTGGTGtcgtgtgaagatcagtggaggttCAGATGTTGAAGGtcgggttaatctgtcagtcactgatg gtcctccagggctgtcagtggacaaacaggaggtgacgggtctGGAAGGAGACAGTGTCAGCGTTCTGTGTCGCTATGGAAACAATAGAcataggatgtggtgtaagatcgggggctcctgtgcatcagagagatctgggagtttggatgggaggcctgtcctgatcagggatgacagagTAAACAGAGTCTTCAGTGTGACAGTGaggggactggagaggaaggacactggctggtactgGTGTGATAATGGATACCTGCAGATCCCAGTTGATATTACTGTCAaac aaggaggggataatgaaaaactgag ctctctgGTCCAGCTGgttctgtatgtaggactgggcttattggtgctgctgttggtcatcatcatcatcacatggAAAGTGTGGGACAAACACA GGAAAAAAATGTCCAGGAAGCAGATTCCAGCAAGGACA GCCTCTGAGGAGCCTGCTGCTGATGTCACCTACAGCTACATTGTCCTGCGAGACCCAGAG CAGGTGTCCTCTAGATGTTCTTCACACCATCCTGCTGTGACCCCAGCCAGCGATGTGGTCTACAGCTCAGTTGCCCTGAAGCACAGAGAG ggggcagcgaCACAGAGAGGCTCTTCTACATGTGGGGAGCTGCTGCTCAGGATGAGAGctgtgagggacacacagatacTCCAGTGA
- the LOC125740322 gene encoding polymeric immunoglobulin receptor-like isoform X13 — MDPLMLLFLLIAGRTGADSVSTVGWVTVQRGGSVTIPCFYDERYKAHVKSWCKGSYWKPCTPLVHTDSRQEGNVSIRDDPDQRVFTVTMNNLTAGDSGWYSCFVNISGASDVGDRVYLSVTEGVSTLRQVSVQRGGTVTIPCFYDVGYKTHMKYWCRGNKSDSCTPIVDTDSPQEGKVSVRDNPDQRVFTVTINNLTAGDSDKYWCRVKISGGSDVEGRVNLSVTDGPPGLSVDKQEVTGLEGDSVSVLCRYGNNRHRMWCKIGGSCASERSGSLDGRPVLIRDDRVNRVFSVTVRGLERKDTGWYWCDNGYLQIPVDITVKQGGDNEKLSSLVQLVLYVGLGLLVLLLVIIIITWKVWDKHRKKMSRKQIPARTASEEPAADVTYSYIVLRDPEVSSRCSSHHPAVTPASDVVYSSVALKHRE; from the exons atggatcctctgatgctcctgtttcttctcattgctgggcgcacag gtgctgacagtgtgtccacagTGGGATGGgtgactgtacagagaggaggatctgtcaccatcccatgtttctatgatGAAAGATATAAGGCACATGTGAAATCCTGGTGTAAAGGGAGTTATTGGAAGCCATGTACTCCCTtggtacacactgactctcgaCAGGAGGGTAAcgtgtcaatcagagatgatcctgaccagcgagtcttcactgtgaccatgaacaatctgacagctggggACTCTGGTTGGTACTCATGCTTTGTAAATATCAGTGGAGCTTCAGATGTTGGAGATCGggtttacctgtcagtcactgaag gtgtgtccacatTGAGACAGgtgtctgtacagagaggaggaactgtcaccatcccatgtttctatgatgttggatataaaactcatatgaaatactggtgcagagggaatAAGAGTgattcatgtactcccatagtagacactgactctccacaggagggtaaagtgtcagtcagagataatcctgaccagcgagtcttcactgtgaccatcaacaatctgacagctggggACTCTGATAAGTACTGGTGtcgtgtgaagatcagtggaggttCAGATGTTGAAGGtcgggttaatctgtcagtcactgatg gtcctccagggctgtcagtggacaaacaggaggtgacgggtctGGAAGGAGACAGTGTCAGCGTTCTGTGTCGCTATGGAAACAATAGAcataggatgtggtgtaagatcgggggctcctgtgcatcagagagatctgggagtttggatgggaggcctgtcctgatcagggatgacagagTAAACAGAGTCTTCAGTGTGACAGTGaggggactggagaggaaggacactggctggtactgGTGTGATAATGGATACCTGCAGATCCCAGTTGATATTACTGTCAaac aaggaggggataatgaaaaactgag ctctctgGTCCAGCTGgttctgtatgtaggactgggcttattggtgctgctgttggtcatcatcatcatcacatggAAAGTGTGGGACAAACACA GGAAAAAAATGTCCAGGAAGCAGATTCCAGCAAGGACA GCCTCTGAGGAGCCTGCTGCTGATGTCACCTACAGCTACATTGTCCTGCGAGACCCAGAG GTGTCCTCTAGATGTTCTTCACACCATCCTGCTGTGACCCCAGCCAGCGATGTGGTCTACAGCTCAGTTGCCCTGAAGCACAGAGAG tag
- the LOC125740322 gene encoding polymeric immunoglobulin receptor-like isoform X8, with amino-acid sequence MDPLMLLFLLIAGRTGADSVSTVGWVTVQRGGSVTIPCFYDERYKAHVKSWCKGSYWKPCTPLVHTDSRQEGNVSIRDDPDQRVFTVTMNNLTAGDSGWYSCFVNISGASDVGDRVYLSVTEGVSTLRQVSVQRGGTVTIPCFYDVGYKTHMKYWCRGNKSDSCTPIVDTDSPQEGKVSVRDNPDQRVFTVTINNLTAGDSDKYWCRVKISGGSDVEGRVNLSVTDGPPGLSVDKQEVTGLEGDSVSVLCRYGNNRHRMWCKIGGSCASERSGSLDGRPVLIRDDRVNRVFSVTVRGLERKDTGWYWCDNGYLQIPVDITVKQGGDNEKLSSLVQLVLYVGLGLLVLLLVIIIITWKVWDKHRKKMSRKQIPARTASEEPAADVTYSYIVLRDPEVSSRCSSHHPAVTPASDVVYSSVALKHREGAATQRGSSTCGELLLRMRAVRDTQILQ; translated from the exons atggatcctctgatgctcctgtttcttctcattgctgggcgcacag gtgctgacagtgtgtccacagTGGGATGGgtgactgtacagagaggaggatctgtcaccatcccatgtttctatgatGAAAGATATAAGGCACATGTGAAATCCTGGTGTAAAGGGAGTTATTGGAAGCCATGTACTCCCTtggtacacactgactctcgaCAGGAGGGTAAcgtgtcaatcagagatgatcctgaccagcgagtcttcactgtgaccatgaacaatctgacagctggggACTCTGGTTGGTACTCATGCTTTGTAAATATCAGTGGAGCTTCAGATGTTGGAGATCGggtttacctgtcagtcactgaag gtgtgtccacatTGAGACAGgtgtctgtacagagaggaggaactgtcaccatcccatgtttctatgatgttggatataaaactcatatgaaatactggtgcagagggaatAAGAGTgattcatgtactcccatagtagacactgactctccacaggagggtaaagtgtcagtcagagataatcctgaccagcgagtcttcactgtgaccatcaacaatctgacagctggggACTCTGATAAGTACTGGTGtcgtgtgaagatcagtggaggttCAGATGTTGAAGGtcgggttaatctgtcagtcactgatg gtcctccagggctgtcagtggacaaacaggaggtgacgggtctGGAAGGAGACAGTGTCAGCGTTCTGTGTCGCTATGGAAACAATAGAcataggatgtggtgtaagatcgggggctcctgtgcatcagagagatctgggagtttggatgggaggcctgtcctgatcagggatgacagagTAAACAGAGTCTTCAGTGTGACAGTGaggggactggagaggaaggacactggctggtactgGTGTGATAATGGATACCTGCAGATCCCAGTTGATATTACTGTCAaac aaggaggggataatgaaaaactgag ctctctgGTCCAGCTGgttctgtatgtaggactgggcttattggtgctgctgttggtcatcatcatcatcacatggAAAGTGTGGGACAAACACA GGAAAAAAATGTCCAGGAAGCAGATTCCAGCAAGGACA GCCTCTGAGGAGCCTGCTGCTGATGTCACCTACAGCTACATTGTCCTGCGAGACCCAGAG GTGTCCTCTAGATGTTCTTCACACCATCCTGCTGTGACCCCAGCCAGCGATGTGGTCTACAGCTCAGTTGCCCTGAAGCACAGAGAG ggggcagcgaCACAGAGAGGCTCTTCTACATGTGGGGAGCTGCTGCTCAGGATGAGAGctgtgagggacacacagatacTCCAGTGA